The Dreissena polymorpha isolate Duluth1 chromosome 10, UMN_Dpol_1.0, whole genome shotgun sequence genome includes a region encoding these proteins:
- the LOC127848929 gene encoding uncharacterized protein LOC127848929, whose translation MADKGRNADGDGQSETKSSLEDFVTENYQKQKDEGRLDSTNELTDQRTSDFFSRALSESRRMSAEVNKSHRKLDKIHTEFGTQMVNSWQAEHMTEVLQPHEQDFINKAKYQNPQAPSEPS comes from the exons ATGGCGGACAAAGGAAGAAACGCTGATGGTGATGGGCAATCAGAGACAAAATCTAGTCTTGAAGATTTCGTGACTGAGAATTATCAGAAGCAGAAG GATGAAGGACGTTTGGACTCAACAAATGAACTTACTGACCAGAGGACTTCTGACTTCTTTTCCCGGGCATTGTCTGAGAGCAGAAG AATGAGCGCAGAGGTCAACAAATCCCATCGTAAACTGGACAAGATTCACACCGAGTTCGGCACACAAATGGTCAACTCCTGGCAGGCTGAACACATGACCGAGGTCCTCCAACCACATGAGCAAGACTTCATCAATAAGGCAAAGTACCAGAATCCTCAGGCGCCATCAGAGCCAAGCTGA